One part of the Glycine soja cultivar W05 chromosome 11, ASM419377v2, whole genome shotgun sequence genome encodes these proteins:
- the LOC114377195 gene encoding arogenate dehydratase/prephenate dehydratase 2, chloroplastic-like translates to MAASRIVAHPPPYPHRQSPPSDAPPSLNLTLNPKRYRNLGIRASLRGHEEKNKNDLADKPHSVELRATSTPDDVVSRDLLSLPRPLSSTQLSASVSDSSRLRVAYQGVRGAYSESAAQKAYPNCEAVPCEQFDTAFDAVERWLVDRAVLPIENSLGGSIHRNYDLLLRHSLHIVGEVNFAVRHCLMANHGVKREDLKRVLSHPQALAQCENTLTKFGLVREAVDDTAGAAKHVAYHKLQDAGAVASSAAAKIYGLNILDQDIQDDSDNVTRFLMLAREPMIPGTDRRFKTSIVFSLEEGPGILFKALAVFALRQINLTKIESRPLRNQPLRADDSNNSKYFDYLFYVDFEASMAEQSAQNALRHLKEFATFLRVLGSYPVDTSLT, encoded by the exons ATGGCGGCATCGCGAATCGTGGCCCATCCTCCGCCCTATCCCCACCGTCAATCTCCGCCGTCAGATGCCCCGCCGTCCCTCAACCTCACACTTAATCCAAAACGGTACCGTAACCTCGGCATTCGCGCCTCCCTTCGCGGCCACGAGGAGAAGAACAAGAACGATCTCGCCGATAAACCCCACTCCGTCGAGTTGCGAGCCACCAGCACCCCCGACGACGTCGTTTCCCGAGATCTGCTCTCTCTTCCGC GGCCTTTGTCTTCGACTCAGTTATCTGCTTCGGTGTCCGATAGCTCTCGCCTTCGTGTTGCATATCAG GGGGTTCGTGGTGCTTATAGTGAATCAGCAGCACAGAAGGCCTACCCAAATTGTGAAGCTGTGCCTTGTGAGCAATTCGACACCGCATTTGAT GCTGTTGAAAGGTGGCTTGTGGACAGAGCAGTTTTGCCTATTGAGAATTCTTTAGGAGGGAGCATCCACAGAAATTATGACCTTTTACTCCGGCACAGTTTACATATAGTAGGAGAAGTAAATTTTGCAGTTCGACACTGTTTGATGGCCAACCATGGTGTTAAACGTGAGGATTTAAAACGGGTTCTAAGTCATCCACAG GCTCTTGCTCAATGTGAGAACACACTGACAAAATTTGGATTGGTGCGAGAAGCAGTTGATGATACGGCTGGTGCTGCTAAG CATGTTGCCTACCACAAACTACAAGATGCAGGAGCAGTTGCTAGTTCTGCTGCCGCAAAGATCTATGGCTTGAATATACTTGATCAAGACATTCAG GATGATAGTGATAATGTCACCCGATTTTTAATGTTAGCACGAGAACCTATGATTCCTGGCACTGATAGGCGATTTAAG ACTAGCATAGTATTTTCTTTAGAAGAGGGTCCTGGGATACTTTTCAAAGCCCTTGCTGTTTTTGCTTTGCGTCAGATTAACCTTACAAAG ATTGAAAGTCGTCCTTTGCGCAACCAACCTCTACGAGCAGATGATAGCAACAATTCCAA GTACTTTGATTATCTTTTCTATGTTGATTTTGAAGCATCAATGGCTGAGCAGAGTGCACAAAATGCCCTGAGGCATCTAAAG GAGTTTGCTACATTCTTGCGAGTGCTAGGGAGCTATCCTGTGGACACTAGCTTGACGTAA
- the LOC114377339 gene encoding V-type proton ATPase subunit a1-like: protein MVRFIENLPPMDLMRSEAMTFVQLIIPAESAHRAITYLGELGLLQFRDLNAEKSPFQRTFVNQVKRCAEMSRKLRFFKDQINKAGLMSSPSVLQSDIYLEDLEIQLAEHEHELIEMNSNSEKLQQSYNELLEFKIVLQKACRFLVSSRGNACSEETELEENVFSNGDYIETPFLFEQEMRPAPSNQSGLRFISGMICKSKVLRFERMLFRATRGNMLFNHAPADEQIMDPISTEMVEKIVFVVFFSGEQARTKILKICDAFGANCYPVPEDTNKQRQITSEVSSRLADLEATLDAGIRLRNKALASVGGHLTKWMDMVRREKAVYDTLNMLNFDVTKKCLVGEGWCPIFAKTQIQEALERATFDSSSQVGIIFHSMDALESPPTYFRTNSFTSPYQEIVDAYGVARYQEANPAVYTTIIFPFLFAVMFGDWGHGICLLLGALVLIARQSKLSTQRLGSFMEMLFGGRYVLLLMSLFSIYCGLIYNEFFSVPYHIFGASAYKCQDSSCRDAHTIGLVKYREPYPFGVDPSWRGSRSELPFLNSLKMKMSILLGVVHMNLGILLSYFNARFFGNSLDIRYQFVPQIIFLNCLFGYLSLLIVVKWCTGSQADLYHVMIYMFLSPFDNLGENQLFWGQRPLQVVLLLLAVIAVPWMLFPKPFILKKLYNERFQGRTYGVLNTSEVDLELEPDSARQYHEEFNFSEVFVHQMIHSIEFVLGSVSNTASYLRLWALSLAHSELSTVFYEKVLLLAWGYDNLVIRLVGLAVFAFATAFILLMMETLSAFLHALRLHWVEFQNKFYSGDGYKFKPFSFVSLTEEEN, encoded by the exons ATGGTTCGGTTCATAGAAAACTTGCCGCCAATGGATCTGATGCGCTCCGAGGCGATGACCTTCGTCCAGCTCATCATCCCCGCCGAGTCTGCGCACCGCGCCATCACCTATTTAGGCGAACTCGGCCTCCTTCAATTCCGCGAC TTAAATGCTGAAAAAAGCCCCTTCCAGAGAACATTTGTTAACCAG GTAAAACGATGTGCAGAAATGTCAAGAAAGCTACGATTCTTCAAGGATCAAATCAATAAAGCTGGTCTAATGTCTTCTCCTTCGGTCTTGCAATCAGATATTTATCTGGAGGATTTAGAG ATACAACTTGCTGAGCATGAACATGAGCTAATTGAAATGAACTCTAACAGTGAGAAACTTCAGCAATCATATAATGAACTCCTGGAGTTCAAGATTGTATTACAAAAG GCATGTCGTTTTCTTGTTTCAAGTCGTGGCAATGCTTGTTCAGAAGAGACAGAACTGGAGGAGAATGTTTTCTCAAATGGAGATTATATTGAGACACCATTTTTGTTTGAACAG GAAATGAGGCCTGCACCATCAAATCAATCTGGTTTAAGATTTATCAGTGGGATGATTTGTAAATCCAAAGTTCTTAGGTTTGAAAGGATGTTGTTTCGTGCTACAAGAGGCAACATGCTTTTCAATCATGCACCTGCTGATGAACAAATCATGGATCCTATTTCAACTGAGATg GTTGAGAAAATTGTGTTTGTTGTGTTTTTCTCTGGGGAGCAAGCAAGAACAAAGATCCTGAAAATTTGTGATGCATTTGGTGCAAATTGTTACCCTGTTCCTGAAGATACAAATAAACAGAGGCAAATAACTTCAGAG GTTTCATCCCGTCTTGCTGACTTAGAGGCAACTTTGGATGCTGGGATTAGGCTTCGGAATAAGGCTCTAGCTTCTGTAGGAGGCCATTTAACAAAATGGATGGACATG GTAAGAAGAGAGAAGGCTGTGTACGATACACTgaacatgttaaattttgatgtCACCAAAAAATGCCTTGTTGGAGAGGGCTGGTGCCCTATATTTGCAAAAACACAG ATTCAGGAGGCACTGGAACGTGCAACTTTTGACAGCAGTTCTCAAGTTGGCATAATCTTTCATTCAATGGATGCACTGGAATCACCACCTACATATTTTAGGACCAATAGTTTCACAAGTCCATATCAGGAAATTGTTGATGCATATGG TGTTGCAAGATATCAAGAAGCAAATCCTGCAGTTTATACAACTATTATATTCCCATTTCTTTTTGCGGTTATGTTTGGCGACTGGGGTCATGGAATTTGCCTGTTGCTGGGAGCATTGGTTCTTATAGCACGTCAAAGCAAGCTCAGCACTCAG CGACTTGGAAGCTTTATGGAGATGCTCTTTGGTGGGCGTTATGTGCTACTTTTGATGTcactattttcaatttattgtgGGTTAATCTACAATGAATTCTTCTCTGTTCCTTATCACATATTCGGTGCATCTGCTTATAAATGCCAAGATAGTTCATGCAG GGATGCGCATACTATTGGCTTAGTAAAATACAGAGAACCATATCCATTTGGTGTGGATCCCAGTTGGCGGGGAAGTCGTTCAGAGTTGCCTTTTCTAAACTCTCTCAAGATGAAGATGTCCATTCTGCTGGGTGTGGTCCACATGAACTTGGGAATTCTTTTAAGTTATTTCAATGCTCGTTTCTTTGGCAACTCTCTGGATATAAG GTACCAGTTTGTGCCACAGATTATTTTCCTTAACTGTCTATTTGGGTATCTTTCCCTTCTCATTGTTGTCAAGTGGTGTACTGGCTCTCAGGCAGACCTTTATCATGTAATGATTTACATGTTTTTAAGCCCTTTTGACAATCTTGGTGAGAATCAATTGTTCTGGGGCCAAAGACCACTTCAA GTTGTGTTATTGCTTTTGGCTGTAATTGCAGTTCCATGGATGCTCTTTCCAAAACCATTTATACTAAAGAAACTTTATAATGAG AGATTTCAAGGACGCACTTATGGTGTGCTTAATACCTCTGAGGTTGATCTTGAGTTGGAACCAGATTCTGCTAGGCAATATCACGAGGAATTCAATTTCAGTGAGGTCTTTGTTCACCAAATGATTCACTCCATTGAGTTTGTTCTAGGTTCAGTTTCAAATACAGCCTCATATCTACGACTTTGGGCATTAAG CTTAGCTCACTCAGAACTTTCTACCGTTTTTTATGAGAAAGTCCTGCTACTTGCTTGGGG GTATGACAATCTTGTCATTCGGTTAGTGGGGCTTGCTGTTTTTGCCTTTGCAACTGCCTTCATACTATTAATGATGGAGACTCTCAGTGCTTTTCTTCACGCCTTGCGTCTTCACTGGGTAGAATTTCAGAATAAATTCTACAGCGGTGATGGCTACAAGTTCAAACCTTTTTCCTTTGTCTCCTTAACAGAGGAAGAAAATTGA